The segment GCTCGGCGTTGGCCACGGTGTGGAAGACCTGCGTCATCATGCCCGACTCCTCAAGCTGCTCGGCGACCATGCCGGCGAGCTCTTTCTCGTCTTCGAGGATCAGGATTAGAGGTTTGGTAGTGGCCACGGTGGGGAGATTTTCGATCTCGTTGCAGGTGAACTTGAAAAGGTTTTTTTACATTTGTGGGAAGTAATATCAAATCATTTTTTTACAAGTGATGACCCTAGATGTCCCGGTTTTAGCTTGCCCTCACGGGCACCTGACGTTGTCACTGGAGGGCTGTGAACCAGAATAAACCTATGCTCATGCTCGGCCTTCCGAAGGGTAGCCTCGAAGAGGCGACTCTCAAGCTGTTTGCCAAGGCCGGCTTCAAGATCACCAAGAGCTCACGGTCGTACCGCCCCGGTTTCGACGATCCGGAGCTCGACGGGCGCTTCATCCGCGCCCAGGAAATGAGCCGTTACGTCGAACACGGCTTCTTTGATTGCGGGCTCACCGGGCATGACTGGGTGGTGGAAAACGGTTCCGACGTGGTCGAGGTCTGTGACCTGATCTACAGCCGCGCCTCCAATGTCAAAAGCAAGTGGGTGCTTGTCGTGCCCGAGGCTTCCTCTGTCCAGACCGTCAAGGACCTGGAGGGCAAGCGTATCGCGACCGAAGTTGTCAGCCTGACCCGCAAGTACCTGGAATCCAACGGCGTCACCGCCGACGTGGAGTTCTCCTGGGGCGCGACCGAGGTCAAGGTGCCCGACATGGTGGACGCCATCGTGGACCTGACCGAGACCGGCAACTCCCTGCGCGCGAACAAGCTGCGCATCGTTGACGTGCTGCTGGAAACCAACACCAAGCTCATCGCCAATAAGCAGGCTTGGGAAGACCCGGCCAAGCGCGCCAAGATCGAGACCATCGCCCTGCTGCTGACCGCCGCCCTGACCGCCGAGGCCAAGGTCGGCATGAAGCTGAACATCCACAAGGACAAGGTCGCCGAGGTGCTCAAGGAGCTGCCCGCCCTGCGTAACCCGACCATCTCTCCCCTGACCAACGGCGACTTCGTCGCGCTGGAAGTCATCGTGGACGAGAAGGTCGTGCGCGAGATGATCCCGACCCTCAAGGCCCACGGTGCCGAAGGCATCATCGAGTACCCGCTCAACAAAGTCGTCCCCTGAGCAGGTTGCACCTGCGGGCAATGAGGGGTCCGGCTGGACCAGCAATCGCCCCTGCGGAGCCAGAAAGGCTCCTGCCCCGTGGGAGTGTCTGTGGAAGATAATTTTATCAGCGCCCGGTTTTGCGACCGGGCGTTTTTTGTGTCCGGGGGCAGGGAGGGCGTTGCCTTGTGGTTCGGATGTTACTGCGAATCTGTGTTATCCGTGGCATCCGTGTTTGACTGCTCGCTACGCGAAATCGATGGGTCGGAGGGGTATGTGGAGGGTGAGGAGTTGGCCACCCGGTAAAACTTCGCTTTCGACAAAGTCCGTCGGGTTCTTTTAATGCGTGGTTTTCGAGAACGGGCGATCAGGGAAGAGCAGGCGGGAGTTTTTATTTCGCGCTCTGTGTCCTCTGTGCCCTCTGTGGTTAATCTTATCCTACTTCTTTCTGTCCTATGAACGTCACCCTCGGACTTGTCCAGATGGGCATGGTGTCTGCGCCTGCCGACAACCTCGCCACTGCGGAGCGTCTCATTCGCGAGATAGCCGCGAAGGGGGCGCAGATCGTCTGCCTGCCGGAGATGTTTACCACCCTGTACTTCTGCCGCACGCAGGACCCGGACGCCTTCGACCTGGCCGAGCCGATCCCCGGCCCGACCACGGACGCGCTTTGCACGCTGGCAAAGGAGCTGGCCGTGGTCATCGTGGCCCCGTATTTTGAGAAGCGCATGGGCGGCCTCTACCACAACACCGCCTCCATCATCGACGCCGACGGCACGCTGCTGGGCAAGTACCGCAAGATGCACATCCCGCAGGACCCCGGCTTTGAGGAGAAGTTTTACTTCACGCCGGGCGACCTCGGTTTCCGCGTCTGGGATACGCGCTACGGGCGCATCGGGGTGCTTATCTGCTGGGACCAGTGGTTCCCGGAGGGGGCGC is part of the Ruficoccus amylovorans genome and harbors:
- a CDS encoding carbon-nitrogen hydrolase — protein: MNVTLGLVQMGMVSAPADNLATAERLIREIAAKGAQIVCLPEMFTTLYFCRTQDPDAFDLAEPIPGPTTDALCTLAKELAVVIVAPYFEKRMGGLYHNTASIIDADGTLLGKYRKMHIPQDPGFEEKFYFTPGDLGFRVWDTRYGRIGVLICWDQWFPEGARLAALAGAQILFYPTAIGWLPSEKAELGVAQLNAWQTVQCAHAVANGCTVAAVNRVGTEGETEFWGHSFVADTYGRRVVEGGEGAELLLHTVDLDAQEEFRRWWPFLRDRRIDAYGDITKRAID
- the hisG gene encoding ATP phosphoribosyltransferase; translated protein: MLGLPKGSLEEATLKLFAKAGFKITKSSRSYRPGFDDPELDGRFIRAQEMSRYVEHGFFDCGLTGHDWVVENGSDVVEVCDLIYSRASNVKSKWVLVVPEASSVQTVKDLEGKRIATEVVSLTRKYLESNGVTADVEFSWGATEVKVPDMVDAIVDLTETGNSLRANKLRIVDVLLETNTKLIANKQAWEDPAKRAKIETIALLLTAALTAEAKVGMKLNIHKDKVAEVLKELPALRNPTISPLTNGDFVALEVIVDEKVVREMIPTLKAHGAEGIIEYPLNKVVP